One Oncorhynchus kisutch isolate 150728-3 linkage group LG13, Okis_V2, whole genome shotgun sequence DNA window includes the following coding sequences:
- the spata6 gene encoding spermatogenesis-associated protein 6, with protein MGGLTPQKKKLYSSKMSQKALKCTVQIKIQAITCPGVVLPNQEDIYLSVCVMGQFKKTLCLPPAFPLLFHENMVFVKTFTGAADPGHIVDLLEADTTSFELIQLVPPGGDILATIEEKTREFLYPGPKLTPRADGPEREMLMRRSICFPGISPKVEFATMSVIEECDGKDSQPQPASPPCCRPSPAKQSPARRRPVRGAVGSPRQTLKGNDLIGPSSGYEQPTVASQARALSPYTHRRMCQLSEEARQRLSYLQLGPYKFKKETEAQIPFVVTSTRSVSMIETPSSCLSSKISLPHSRSTSFALDPLGDVSLLGSYRPKPVKVGTGCLKTQKSPGKSSRQDCSRTTVRMARSALAAQSSTPVCGPRSPLLSRSSLRERFHSSESSPSKEIHSRVQKILHTHSTDRKLHFDEDGCSAKRGPPLSCEDSLCDSQAFQDRNTPGETSVHLDNGTFWSRQVACYTGKPHRAVFEDSLGLIYKNMYRRALSTT; from the exons ATGGGTGGTTTGACACCTCAGAAGAAGAAGCTCTACTCCTCTAAAATGTCTCAGAAAGCTCTGAAATGCACCGTGCAAATTAAAATCCAAGCT ATTACTTGTCCAGGGGTTGTGTTACCCAATCAGGAAGACATATACCTGAGTGTCTGCGTCATGGGACAGTTCAAGAAGACTCTCTGTCTGCCGCCTGCCTTCCCTCTTCTATTCCATGAGAACATGGTATTTGTGAAG ACGTTCACAGGAGCTGCTGACCCAGGTCACATTGTGGACCTCCTTGAAG CTGACACAACATCCTTTGAACTGATTCAGCTTGTGCCTCCAG GGGGGGATATTTTGGCCACTATTGAAGAGAAGACCAGAGAATTCCTCTATCCAGGCCCCAAGCTGACACCTAGAGCCGATGgtcctgagagagagatgctgatgAGGAGATCTATCTGTTTCCCT GGAATCTCTCCTAAAGTGGAGTTTGCAACCATGTCTGTCATTGAGGAATGTGATGGGAAAGATAGCCAGCCTCAGCCTGCCTCTCCT CCGTGTTGTAGACCATCCCCAGCCAAACAGTCCCCAGCAAGGCGTAGACCAGTCAGAGGGGCTGTTGGGAGCCCTAGACAGACGCTGAAAGGGAATGATCTGATTGGTCCATCCAGTGGTTATGAGCAGCCCACTGTGGCCTCCCAGGctcgtgctctctctccctacacCCACCGCAGGATGTGCCAACTGTCTGAGGAAGCCAGGCAGAGACTCAGCTACCTCCAACTTGGGCCCTACAAGTTCAAGAAGGAAACAGAGGCCCAGATCCCCTTTGTG GTCACCAGTACTCGGAGTGTCTCCATGATTGAGACTCCTTCATCTTGTCTCTCCTCTAAAATAAGCCTTCCCCACAGCAGGTCCACCAGCTTTGCTCTAGACCCCTTAGGAG ATGTCTCTCTCCTTGGCAGCTATAGACCAAAGCCTGTTAAA GTAGGCACTGGCTGTCTGAAGACTCAGAAATCACCAGGGAAGTCTTCCAGACAGGACTGTTCCAGAACCACAGTCAGGATGGCCCGGTCAGCCCTGGCTGCCCAGTCCTCTACCCCAGTGTGTGGCCCGAGGAGTCCCCTGCTCAGCCGCTCCTCCCTCAGAGAGCG GTTCCATAGTAGTGAGTCCAGTCCGTCTAAGGAGATCCACAGTCGAGTCCAGAAGATTCTCCACACCCATTCTACTGACAGGAAACTACACTTT GACGAGGATGGGTGTTCGGCTAAGCGGGGGCCTCCGCTCTCCTGTGAAGACTCTTTATGTGACAGCCAGGCTTTCCAGGACAG GAACACTCCTGGAGAGACATCTGTCCACCTGGACAATGGGACATTCTGGAGCAGGCAGGTTGCCTGCTACACAGGGAAACCCCACAGGGCTGTGTTTGAGGACAGTCTGGGACTCATCTACAAGAACATGTACAGGAGGGCCTTGAGCACCACCTGA